A DNA window from Naumovozyma dairenensis CBS 421 chromosome 7, complete genome contains the following coding sequences:
- the PEX4 gene encoding E2 ubiquitin-protein ligase peroxin 4 (similar to Saccharomyces cerevisiae PEX4 (YGR133W); ancestral locus Anc_3.495), with protein MSRIIKEYKTIQKQLNNNRNNQDDEFNNIIVSLAPIDPDQDLTKWEAVIKGPQGTPYYGFNFILYITIPQEYPTVPPFFEFQPRSMPHCNVNYNTGEICLDILKQDHWTPVWNLMSTLKAIWLLLKDPVPESPLNVDLANLLRFGDLSAYNGLINYYLNINVV; from the coding sequence ATGTCtagaataataaaagaatataaaactatacaaaaacaattgaataaCAATCGTAACAATCAAGATGATGAGTTCAATAACATCATAGTCTCATTAGCACCGATTGATCCCGACCAAGATCTCACCAAATGGGAAGCCGTAATCAAAGGTCCACAAGGGACACCTTATTACggattcaatttcattttatatataactaTCCCACAAGAATACCCCACTGTACCACCGTTTTTTGAATTCCAACCTCGCTCGATGCCCCATTGTAACGTGAATTACAACACGGGGGAGATATGTCTCGATATATTGAAACAAGATCATTGGACCCCCGTTTGGAATCTTATGAGTACGTTGAAGGCTATCTGGTTACTTTTAAAAGACCCGGTACCTGAAAGTCCATTGAATGTAGACTTGGCTAATTTATTGAGATTTGGAGATTTAAGCGCGTATAATGGGTTAATTAactattatttaaatatcaATGTAGTATAA
- the PHB1 gene encoding prohibitin subunit PHB1 (similar to Saccharomyces cerevisiae PHB1 (YGR132C); ancestral locus Anc_3.494), producing the protein MSGPGFNPQQTQKFFNLLTKVALPIGLLVTGVDYSMYDVKGGSRGVIFDRLSGVKSTVVGEGTHFLVPWLQKAVIYDVRTKPKSIATNTGTKDLQMVSLTLRVLHRPNVNELPKIYQNLGLDYDEKVLPSIGNEVLKSIVAQFDAAELITQREIVSQRIKSELSMRANEFGLRLEDVSITHMTFGPEFTKAVEQKQIAQQDAERAKFLVEKAEQERQASVIRAEGEAESAEFISKALAKVGDGLLLIRRLEASKDIAQTLANSPNVTYLPGQNRHSGSGTDGGNSSPNSLLLNIGR; encoded by the coding sequence ATGTCAGGACCTGGTTTCAATCCACAACAAACTCAAAAGTTTTTCAACTTACTAACTAAAGTGGCTTTACCCATTGGGTTATTAGTCACTGGTGTTGATTATTCCATGTATGATGTTAAAGGTGGTTCTCGTGGTGTTATATTCGATAGATTATCTGGTGTTAAGAGTACTGTAGTTGGAGAAGGTACTCATTTCTTAGTACCATGGTTACAAAAAGCTGTCATCTATGATGTTAGAACTAAACCTAAGAGTATTGCTACTAATACAGGTACTAAGGATTTACAAATGGTTTCATTGACTTTAAGGGTGTTACATCGTCCTAATGTTAATGAATTACCCAAGATTTATCAGAATTTAGGGTTGGATTATGATGAGAAGGTTTTGCCATCTATTGGTAATGAAGTCTTGAAAAGTATAGTGGCCCAATTTGATGCTGCTGAGTTAATTACTCAAAGAGAAATTGTTTCTCAAAGGATTAAGAGTGAATTGTCAATGAGGGCCAATGAATTTGGTCTTAGATTAGAGGATGTGTCGATTACTCATATGACATTTGGTCCTGAGTTTACTAAAGCTGTTGAACAAAAGCAAATTGCTCAACAAGATGCTGAGAGAGCTAAATTCTTGGTGGAAAAAGCTGAACAAGAAAGACAAGCCTCAGTGATTAGAGCTGAAGGTGAAGCTGAATCTGCAGAATTTATATCCAAAGCGTTAGCTAAAGTCGGGGATGGGTTATTGTTGATCAGAAGATTAGAAGCTTCTAAGGATATCGCTCAAACTTTAGCTAATTCTCCAAATGTTACTTATTTACCTGGACAAAATCGTCATAGTGGTAGTGGTACTGATGGTGGTAATTCATCACCAAACTCTCTTCTATTAAATATCGGACGTTGA